From Hippea alviniae EP5-r, one genomic window encodes:
- a CDS encoding SAM hydrolase/SAM-dependent halogenase family protein, producing the protein MILTLTTDFSDSGGFVAQLKAELIKLFGEGINIIDITHNITPFNTIEAAYITATALDKFPEDSMHIVVVDPGVGTQRNIVAVKYKGQIIVSPENEALSLIEPDEIRVIEKEEVNPKSSKTFEARDIMVRAAYLIHKNGFENIGKKKETLCCSLKPEIKKRKVVGKIVYIDNFGNCISNIKEEHLKGGFDKIILKNLIFRHLEDTYHSPTSSYKALINSSGYLEFAYFKKSFADEFGIGYLDEIEVYLTEE; encoded by the coding sequence ATGATATTAACGCTAACAACTGACTTTTCAGATAGCGGTGGTTTTGTCGCTCAATTAAAGGCTGAATTGATAAAGTTATTTGGAGAAGGCATAAACATAATCGATATAACACACAACATAACACCTTTTAACACAATAGAAGCTGCATACATTACGGCAACGGCACTTGATAAGTTTCCAGAAGACTCTATGCACATTGTTGTCGTTGATCCGGGTGTTGGCACGCAAAGAAACATCGTTGCAGTAAAATACAAAGGTCAAATCATCGTATCGCCAGAAAACGAAGCACTATCGCTAATAGAACCAGACGAGATAAGAGTTATCGAAAAGGAGGAAGTAAACCCAAAAAGCTCAAAGACATTCGAAGCCAGAGATATAATGGTAAGAGCCGCCTATCTTATACATAAGAATGGATTTGAAAATATTGGCAAGAAAAAAGAGACGCTCTGCTGCAGCTTAAAACCAGAGATAAAAAAGCGCAAGGTTGTTGGAAAGATAGTCTATATTGATAATTTCGGAAATTGCATATCAAACATAAAAGAAGAGCACCTAAAAGGTGGTTTTGACAAGATTATATTGAAAAACCTTATCTTCAGACACCTTGAAGATACATATCACTCACCGACAAGCTCATACAAAGCCTTAATAAACTCATCGGGTTATTTAGAGTTTGCCTATTTTAAGAAAAGCTTTGCTGATGAGTTTGGGATTGGCTATTTAGACGAGATAGAAGTTTACTTAACAGAAGAGTAA
- a CDS encoding ComEC/Rec2 family competence protein translates to MKDFLYDYPFLVVFLFLVFVALGLFVWRLFLIAAFGLFLVSLFDRRITVAILISSVLAFVFFKGFSPKVCNLSKVIGNIVDVKFGSHLTFLVKSEKCKLLLFAPSRFDNLRIGDRAIFYVKVKPIDSLKNQSFRQYLFSIGVDGVGFVRYAKRTGKNKFISFIEHIREKIENEFYYFLPSKVEYFLDSAFLGDSRYKSRIKKDFIDTQTAHILAVSGVHMGFVFGMFYFLFYELVSMIGFIYRRFNLKIVASNFALVPTMLYFAISGMHIPAIRSFAMMMLFILAVVFSLRKNSLNGLFLVGSLFLVFNLRSIFNPSFVMSFVMTLFAIVFYEMLSVLKLPVKWAVFVVLMSLFATPLTVYYFGKLSVFSFVYNAIVVPLFGFVVVPVAFLLLLFSFLPYGGIKVFLFKIGSFIVSKFLALVSFLSSHAIVMRVKSDFIMILFVYVVLVSFTLLLSKLLSRLNSQSQTHQQSFS, encoded by the coding sequence ATGAAGGATTTTCTTTACGATTACCCTTTCTTGGTTGTTTTTCTCTTTCTTGTTTTTGTTGCTTTAGGTCTTTTTGTTTGGCGTCTTTTTCTAATTGCAGCCTTTGGCCTATTTCTTGTTTCCCTTTTTGATAGAAGAATAACAGTTGCCATATTGATTTCTTCTGTTTTGGCATTTGTGTTTTTTAAAGGTTTTTCTCCGAAGGTGTGTAATTTATCTAAGGTTATAGGTAATATAGTTGATGTTAAGTTTGGCTCGCATTTAACTTTTTTGGTAAAAAGTGAAAAATGTAAACTACTTCTTTTTGCTCCTTCAAGGTTTGATAATTTACGGATTGGAGATAGAGCTATTTTTTATGTTAAAGTTAAGCCTATCGATTCTTTGAAAAACCAGTCGTTTAGACAATATCTTTTTTCTATTGGTGTTGATGGTGTGGGTTTTGTTAGATATGCAAAGAGAACTGGCAAAAACAAGTTTATCTCTTTTATTGAGCATATAAGGGAAAAGATAGAAAATGAGTTTTACTATTTTTTGCCTTCTAAGGTTGAGTATTTCTTAGATTCTGCGTTTTTGGGCGATTCACGATACAAATCACGCATAAAGAAGGATTTTATAGATACACAGACTGCCCATATTTTGGCTGTCTCTGGCGTCCATATGGGATTTGTGTTTGGTATGTTCTACTTTCTGTTTTATGAGCTTGTTTCCATGATAGGGTTTATATATCGCAGATTTAACTTGAAAATTGTTGCTTCGAATTTTGCTTTAGTTCCTACTATGCTCTATTTTGCTATAAGTGGCATGCATATACCGGCTATAAGATCTTTTGCAATGATGATGCTGTTTATTTTAGCCGTTGTGTTTTCTCTTAGAAAGAACTCATTAAACGGCCTTTTTCTTGTTGGCAGTCTGTTTCTTGTGTTTAACCTGCGTTCAATCTTTAATCCTTCGTTTGTCATGTCTTTTGTTATGACGCTGTTTGCTATTGTATTTTATGAGATGCTGAGTGTTTTAAAATTGCCTGTTAAATGGGCTGTGTTTGTTGTGTTGATGAGCCTTTTTGCCACACCTTTGACTGTTTACTATTTTGGTAAGCTTTCTGTTTTCTCGTTTGTCTATAATGCGATAGTTGTGCCGCTATTTGGTTTTGTTGTGGTTCCTGTTGCCTTTTTGTTGCTCCTTTTTAGTTTTTTACCATACGGCGGGATTAAAGTTTTTCTGTTCAAGATAGGCTCTTTCATCGTGAGTAAATTTCTTGCTTTAGTCTCGTTTTTGTCTTCCCATGCTATAGTTATGAGGGTTAAATCAGATTTTATTATGATTTTGTTTGTTTATGTTGTTTTGGTCTCTTTTACTCTTCTGTTAAGTAAACTTCTATCTCGTCTAAATAGCCAATCCCAAACTCATCAGCAAAGCTTTTCTTAA
- the amrB gene encoding AmmeMemoRadiSam system protein B, whose product MFVRKPAVADMFYPADLGELKRYLDAVMQPSDKKISPKSIIVPHAGYVYSGDVAAKVYSSIEPFDVYLIMGPNHTGLGAEISVFDGMYEMPFGTVKSNSRLVALLSENEYAEIDYYAHLQEHSIEVQLPFIDYITPHEYEVATVVVGTHNVAKLYSFAETVAKAISSLDKRVLIVVSSDMNHYEDQNTTAEKDRKAIDAIEKLDENELFRVCSSYGITMCGVAPAYVAIAASKMLGAKKAELLMYKTSGDVNGDYSKVVGYAGIVIE is encoded by the coding sequence ATGTTTGTGCGTAAGCCTGCTGTTGCGGATATGTTTTATCCGGCAGATTTGGGTGAGCTAAAAAGATACCTTGATGCTGTTATGCAGCCTTCTGATAAAAAAATATCGCCTAAGTCTATCATTGTGCCGCATGCTGGGTATGTCTATTCTGGTGATGTTGCAGCAAAGGTTTACTCTTCTATTGAGCCGTTTGATGTTTATCTTATCATGGGACCCAATCATACAGGACTTGGAGCTGAAATTTCCGTTTTTGATGGCATGTATGAGATGCCGTTTGGAACGGTTAAGTCCAACAGCAGGCTTGTTGCTTTGTTGAGTGAGAATGAGTATGCAGAGATTGATTACTATGCTCACCTGCAGGAGCATTCAATAGAAGTTCAATTGCCTTTTATTGATTATATAACGCCGCATGAGTATGAAGTTGCAACAGTCGTTGTTGGCACGCACAATGTTGCTAAGCTTTACTCTTTTGCTGAAACCGTTGCAAAGGCCATATCATCCTTAGATAAAAGGGTTTTGATTGTTGTAAGCAGCGATATGAACCATTACGAAGACCAAAATACGACGGCTGAAAAGGATAGAAAGGCTATTGATGCCATAGAGAAGCTGGATGAGAATGAGTTATTTAGAGTCTGTAGCTCGTATGGTATTACGATGTGTGGTGTTGCTCCTGCTTATGTTGCTATTGCTGCATCTAAAATGCTTGGTGCAAAGAAGGCTGAATTGCTGATGTATAAGACCAGTGGCGATGTGAATGGAGACTATTCAAAAGTGGTTGGGTATGCCGGCATAGTTATAGAATGA
- the alaS gene encoding alanine--tRNA ligase, whose protein sequence is MKSADLRRAFLEYFKENGHTIVKSAPLVPKNDPTLLFVNAGMVQFKNVFLGKEKRDYKRATSCQKCVRAGGKHNDLENVGYTARHHTFFEMLGNFSFGDYFKKEAIHFGWDFVTRVLGIDKDKLWITIFREDDEAFEIWNKQEGVPSSRIVRMDEHDNFWAMGDTGPCGPCSEIHIDQGPEVGCGRPDCSVACDCDRFLELWNLVFMQFDRDESGNLNPLPKPSIDTGMGLERVAAILQGVHSNFDTDVFKHIISALSDFFKVQYGKEEKADVGIRVIADHLRAMDFLITDGVFPDKEGRGYVLRRIMRRAMRFGKKLGVSEPFLHRFIDTVNEVMGDAYPEIIQSRDTVVNVVKAEEEQFFETLESGLKILNEIFEKSPKKVVDAESAFKLYDTYGFPIDLTVDIAKENGFEVDLKGFNELLEKQREASRKSWKGTGEEFVWDAFGEIFKEVKETKFVGYDEFEIKSKLVGIVGEDKQIKDKVEKGIYYLIFKETPFYAEGGGQVADTGFILKDGSKAYVSDVQKYFDGKLFVHKVELLEGEFKKGDVCTLRINVARRKDIARHHTATHLLDAALIKVLGKHVRQAGSLVDEKHLRFDFTHFTKLGDEEIVKIEELINSWIIENYPVNVEYMGLQEAIDKGAIALFDEKYGDEVRVVSVGDVSMELCGGTHVKASGEIGLFKIIHESAVSKGIRRIEAKVGLEAYEYVSELERVVKETAAKLGVAYSDITKKVEELKSKKASKDELKFDQSKVKKINGINVYVDVFENRELGELRHLGDVAKSKMKSGIVLLFDKKEDRVNVIVMITKDLTGKIKAKDVVNRISSALGGKGGGKDEFAQGGGRDIGKINDVLDNIASYIGG, encoded by the coding sequence ATGAAGTCAGCTGACTTAAGAAGGGCGTTTTTGGAGTATTTTAAAGAGAATGGACATACGATTGTAAAGAGTGCTCCACTTGTGCCAAAGAATGACCCAACGCTATTGTTTGTTAATGCTGGAATGGTTCAGTTTAAGAATGTCTTTTTAGGTAAAGAGAAAAGGGATTATAAAAGGGCAACGAGCTGTCAGAAGTGTGTTAGGGCTGGTGGAAAACATAATGACCTTGAAAATGTTGGATATACTGCAAGACATCACACATTCTTTGAGATGCTGGGCAACTTCTCCTTTGGTGATTATTTTAAGAAGGAAGCTATACACTTTGGCTGGGATTTTGTTACAAGGGTGCTTGGTATAGATAAGGATAAGCTATGGATAACGATTTTTAGAGAAGATGACGAAGCATTTGAAATATGGAATAAGCAGGAAGGTGTGCCATCATCAAGGATAGTGAGAATGGATGAACATGACAACTTCTGGGCTATGGGTGATACAGGTCCTTGTGGCCCATGCTCAGAGATTCACATAGACCAAGGACCTGAAGTTGGCTGTGGCAGGCCAGACTGCTCTGTTGCGTGTGATTGTGATAGATTTTTGGAGCTTTGGAACCTTGTTTTTATGCAGTTTGATAGGGATGAGAGTGGCAATCTGAATCCGCTGCCAAAACCGAGCATTGATACGGGTATGGGCCTTGAAAGAGTTGCGGCAATACTTCAAGGTGTTCATAGCAACTTTGATACAGATGTCTTTAAGCATATAATCTCTGCTTTGAGTGATTTCTTTAAAGTGCAATACGGCAAGGAAGAGAAGGCTGATGTTGGCATAAGGGTTATAGCAGACCATCTGCGAGCCATGGATTTTCTTATAACCGATGGTGTCTTTCCAGACAAAGAAGGTAGAGGTTATGTTCTAAGAAGAATAATGCGCAGGGCTATGAGATTTGGCAAAAAGCTTGGTGTAAGCGAACCGTTCTTACATAGGTTTATCGATACGGTAAATGAAGTTATGGGCGATGCGTATCCAGAGATTATTCAGAGCAGGGATACGGTTGTAAATGTTGTAAAAGCAGAAGAAGAGCAGTTCTTTGAGACACTCGAGAGCGGGTTAAAGATATTGAATGAGATTTTTGAGAAATCACCCAAGAAGGTTGTTGATGCAGAAAGTGCCTTTAAGCTTTACGATACATACGGATTTCCTATTGATTTAACGGTTGATATAGCAAAGGAGAATGGTTTTGAAGTTGATTTAAAGGGTTTCAATGAGTTGCTTGAAAAACAGAGAGAAGCATCAAGAAAGTCATGGAAAGGAACAGGAGAAGAGTTCGTTTGGGATGCTTTTGGCGAGATTTTTAAGGAAGTAAAAGAGACAAAATTTGTTGGATATGATGAGTTTGAAATAAAGTCAAAGCTTGTTGGCATAGTAGGAGAAGATAAGCAGATTAAAGATAAAGTAGAAAAAGGAATATACTATCTTATTTTTAAAGAGACGCCGTTTTATGCAGAAGGTGGCGGTCAAGTTGCAGATACGGGCTTTATTTTAAAAGATGGCTCAAAGGCTTATGTTAGCGATGTTCAAAAGTATTTTGACGGCAAGCTATTTGTTCACAAGGTTGAGTTGCTTGAAGGTGAATTTAAAAAGGGTGATGTTTGCACATTAAGGATAAATGTGGCGCGAAGGAAGGATATAGCAAGGCACCACACAGCAACGCATCTACTTGATGCTGCTTTGATTAAAGTGCTTGGAAAACATGTAAGACAGGCTGGTTCTTTGGTTGATGAGAAGCATTTGCGTTTTGATTTTACTCACTTTACTAAATTGGGTGATGAAGAGATTGTAAAGATTGAAGAGTTGATAAATAGCTGGATTATTGAGAATTATCCAGTAAATGTTGAATATATGGGACTGCAGGAAGCAATAGACAAAGGTGCCATAGCTCTGTTTGATGAGAAGTATGGCGATGAAGTTAGGGTTGTGTCTGTTGGCGATGTGTCGATGGAGTTGTGCGGCGGAACGCATGTTAAGGCATCAGGAGAGATAGGTCTGTTTAAGATAATTCATGAATCTGCAGTTTCAAAAGGCATAAGACGAATAGAAGCAAAAGTCGGACTTGAAGCTTACGAGTATGTAAGTGAACTTGAAAGGGTTGTAAAAGAGACTGCTGCAAAACTCGGTGTTGCATACTCAGACATTACAAAGAAGGTTGAAGAGCTAAAAAGCAAAAAGGCTTCAAAAGACGAGCTTAAGTTTGACCAGTCCAAAGTGAAAAAGATAAACGGCATAAATGTCTATGTTGATGTTTTTGAAAATAGAGAGCTTGGAGAACTCAGGCATCTTGGAGATGTTGCAAAATCAAAGATGAAAAGTGGTATTGTTTTGCTGTTTGACAAAAAGGAAGATAGGGTTAATGTAATAGTGATGATTACAAAGGATTTGACAGGTAAAATAAAAGCTAAGGATGTGGTGAATCGTATCTCTTCAGCATTGGGTGGCAAAGGCGGTGGCAAAGATGAGTTTGCTCAAGGTGGTGGAAGGGATATTGGTAAAATTAACGATGTTCTCGATAATATAGCTTCCTATATAGGGGGGTAA
- a CDS encoding regulatory protein RecX has translation MDNEALKYALRLLNRRDYTELQLREKLNGKGFDKKDIEDTILYLKEKNFLNDERFAENYIFFRLKNGYGKRRIRFELKEKGIKEEIVDRLLEDKEEMIEEYFLKKLKQVENKKNPSKKLFDALYRRGFDKEKIFELINKYNVRERNEVS, from the coding sequence ATGGACAATGAAGCGCTGAAGTATGCTTTGAGACTTTTAAACAGAAGAGACTATACGGAGCTTCAGCTTAGAGAGAAATTAAACGGCAAGGGCTTTGATAAGAAGGACATTGAAGATACAATACTGTATCTTAAAGAGAAAAATTTTTTGAACGATGAGAGATTTGCTGAAAATTACATCTTTTTTAGACTTAAAAACGGCTATGGAAAAAGGCGTATAAGGTTTGAGCTTAAAGAGAAAGGCATAAAGGAAGAGATTGTTGATAGGCTACTTGAAGATAAAGAAGAGATGATTGAAGAGTATTTTTTGAAAAAACTAAAGCAGGTTGAAAATAAAAAGAACCCTTCAAAGAAGCTGTTTGATGCCTTATACAGGCGTGGTTTTGATAAAGAGAAAATATTTGAGTTAATAAATAAATACAATGTGAGGGAGAGAAATGAAGTCAGCTGA
- a CDS encoding type IV pilus twitching motility protein PilT, with the protein MKIDDFLRKGVSEKKASDIHIKVGSKPFYRVNGEMLRDESDDVLKLEDFEEFLNSEKVDDFLVDKFHKERQVDLGYGLSGVGRFRVNIFYQRGTIAAVFRFIPFDIPSLEELNLPKVIETIALKPRGLVLVTGITGSGKSTTLATMIDIINKRKKKHVITIEDPIEYLHKDINSSIVQRQVGYDVLTFADGLRGALREDPDVILVGEMRDRETIMTALEAVETGHLVMSTLHTKDSVETINRIIASFPLNEQRQIRLQLSATLEAVISQRLLKRKDGKGMVPAVEIMIATELVRDAILDSEKIHNVRRSIELNRDTYGTQTFDQSLLELYNKGLVDLETAKEYATNPNDFMLKARGIV; encoded by the coding sequence ATGAAGATTGATGATTTTTTAAGAAAAGGTGTGTCAGAGAAAAAAGCGAGTGATATTCATATAAAGGTTGGTTCAAAGCCTTTTTATAGGGTTAATGGAGAGATGCTAAGGGATGAAAGTGATGATGTTTTAAAACTTGAGGATTTTGAAGAATTTTTGAATAGCGAAAAGGTTGATGATTTTTTGGTTGATAAATTTCACAAAGAGAGACAAGTCGATTTGGGTTATGGTCTTTCTGGGGTTGGACGATTCAGGGTAAATATATTCTATCAGCGTGGGACGATTGCAGCTGTTTTTAGATTTATTCCGTTTGATATTCCATCGTTAGAAGAGTTAAATCTGCCCAAAGTCATAGAGACAATAGCCCTAAAACCAAGAGGACTTGTCCTTGTCACAGGTATAACGGGCTCTGGTAAATCAACAACACTTGCCACGATGATTGATATAATAAACAAAAGAAAAAAGAAACATGTTATAACGATTGAAGACCCAATTGAGTATTTGCATAAGGATATAAACTCATCGATTGTTCAAAGACAAGTTGGATATGATGTTTTAACCTTTGCTGACGGGTTGCGTGGTGCTTTAAGGGAAGACCCAGATGTTATCTTGGTTGGTGAGATGAGAGATAGAGAGACGATAATGACAGCTTTAGAAGCTGTTGAGACTGGTCATCTTGTTATGTCGACACTGCACACAAAGGATTCTGTTGAGACGATAAACAGAATTATCGCATCGTTTCCTTTGAATGAGCAGAGACAGATAAGACTTCAGCTTTCTGCGACATTGGAAGCTGTTATATCCCAAAGGCTTTTAAAAAGGAAAGATGGCAAGGGTATGGTTCCAGCTGTTGAGATAATGATAGCAACGGAACTTGTTAGGGATGCAATATTAGATTCTGAAAAAATCCACAATGTCAGAAGGTCGATAGAGTTAAACAGGGATACATACGGCACTCAGACATTCGACCAGTCTCTGCTTGAGCTTTACAACAAAGGCCTTGTTGACCTTGAAACGGCTAAAGAGTATGCAACCAATCCAAACGACTTTATGCTTAAGGCTCGTGGAATTGTGTAA
- the recA gene encoding recombinase RecA, whose amino-acid sequence MDEKKLQSLNMAISKIEKTFGKGALMRLGEMKAVDVNVIPTGILSLDVALGVCGIPKGRIIEIYGQESSGKTTIALHCIASAQQQGGIAAFVDAEHALDVNYAEKLGVDVDNLLISQPDSGEQALEIIDTLVRSNAVDLIVVDSVAALVPQAEIEGDMGDAHVGLQARLMSQALRKLTGAISKSNTSIIFLNQIRMKIGVMFGNPETTTGGNALKFYASMRMEIRKTGTPIKQGGEAVGNRVKVKVVKNKVAPPFKETEFDIIYGQGVDRVGDILDLAVEHDIVDKSGSWFSYNDERLGQGRENAKEFLKERPELLEEIENKLREKLNCKAKGEENED is encoded by the coding sequence ATGGATGAGAAAAAACTGCAATCTTTGAATATGGCTATCTCAAAGATAGAAAAGACATTTGGTAAAGGCGCACTTATGCGTCTTGGAGAGATGAAGGCTGTTGATGTGAATGTTATCCCGACAGGCATTTTATCGCTTGATGTTGCTTTGGGTGTTTGCGGTATTCCAAAAGGGAGAATAATCGAGATTTATGGTCAGGAGTCCAGCGGAAAGACAACAATAGCTCTGCACTGCATAGCTTCAGCTCAACAGCAGGGTGGTATAGCTGCTTTTGTCGATGCTGAGCATGCTTTGGATGTTAACTATGCAGAAAAACTGGGTGTTGATGTGGATAATCTTCTTATTAGTCAACCAGACTCAGGTGAGCAGGCACTCGAGATAATCGATACACTCGTAAGGAGCAATGCTGTTGATTTAATTGTTGTTGACTCTGTTGCGGCTTTGGTTCCACAGGCTGAAATTGAAGGTGATATGGGTGATGCGCATGTGGGCTTGCAGGCTCGTCTGATGAGTCAAGCTTTAAGGAAACTAACCGGTGCAATAAGCAAATCGAACACATCGATAATATTTTTGAATCAGATAAGAATGAAGATTGGTGTTATGTTCGGCAATCCCGAGACGACAACAGGCGGAAATGCTTTGAAGTTTTATGCTTCAATGAGAATGGAGATAAGAAAAACAGGAACACCAATAAAACAGGGTGGCGAAGCAGTTGGTAATAGGGTAAAAGTTAAAGTGGTAAAGAATAAGGTTGCACCACCGTTTAAAGAGACGGAGTTTGATATTATTTACGGTCAGGGTGTAGATAGAGTTGGAGACATTTTAGACCTTGCCGTTGAGCATGATATTGTTGACAAGAGCGGTTCTTGGTTCTCTTACAACGATGAGAGATTGGGACAGGGAAGAGAGAATGCAAAGGAGTTTCTAAAGGAGAGACCAGAGCTGCTTGAAGAGATAGAGAACAAGTTAAGAGAAAAGCTTAACTGTAAGGCAAAAGGAGAAGAGAATGAAGATTGA
- the thpR gene encoding RNA 2',3'-cyclic phosphodiesterase has product MRVFVAFDIPENIKEKILELEKEIARITKRIRLTAKPNMHITVKFLGEQPSQSVNRIVEILKGNSEKFDRFRISLNKAGVFKSLENPSVLWLGEFNSIFESISNTINKELEIFRKADNKPFCHLTIGRMKGISKEEIIEALRVSSDFAKSNDLSFEVEGFYLYESKLYKKGAEYNKLEKFMFKEK; this is encoded by the coding sequence ATGAGAGTTTTTGTTGCTTTTGATATTCCAGAGAATATAAAAGAGAAAATCTTAGAGCTTGAAAAAGAGATAGCAAGAATAACAAAACGCATAAGATTAACTGCCAAACCCAATATGCACATAACCGTTAAATTTTTGGGTGAGCAGCCGTCTCAATCTGTGAATAGGATTGTTGAGATATTGAAGGGCAACTCTGAAAAGTTTGATAGGTTTAGGATATCTTTAAATAAAGCTGGCGTGTTTAAGAGTCTTGAAAATCCTTCTGTTTTATGGCTTGGTGAGTTTAACTCTATTTTTGAGAGCATCTCTAATACTATCAATAAGGAACTTGAGATATTTAGAAAAGCAGACAACAAACCGTTCTGTCATCTTACCATAGGCAGAATGAAAGGCATTTCAAAGGAAGAGATAATCGAAGCTTTAAGGGTTTCATCTGATTTTGCAAAATCCAATGACCTATCTTTCGAAGTTGAAGGTTTTTACCTGTATGAAAGTAAGCTTTACAAAAAGGGCGCTGAGTATAATAAGCTTGAGAAATTTATGTTTAAGGAGAAGTAA
- a CDS encoding CinA family protein has protein sequence MKSAVIYVGFDVDKGIDRNRFFECGVDICCEFNVFDLSKLRFVSRLAYEQSDGLIFVYSSKSWPDLQKTMLIEFERSSVFVEDEKPYVIAKGFKKLKDGIFFDVVYDKPVLFLPYDLKENVDLKEALKPFSSDRRIVKVFGRDLSKDEFCVYADEVESILSVPKDKLKGYDFAYTTCGKTPEEALFDALLSKGKVKIATAESCTAGLVAARIANVPGVSEFLEGGAITYSNKLKVNVIKVNSNLLYRVGAVSEEVAYQMAVGALALTSADYSVSITGIAGPTGATKAKPVGLVYFGFASKSRVITRKMVFSGNRRLVRDKSSRFAILMLRSFILGE, from the coding sequence ATGAAAAGTGCAGTTATTTATGTAGGTTTTGATGTTGATAAGGGCATAGATAGGAATCGTTTTTTTGAATGCGGTGTTGATATATGCTGTGAATTTAATGTATTTGATTTGTCTAAGCTAAGATTTGTCTCAAGGTTGGCTTATGAGCAGTCTGACGGCTTGATTTTTGTTTACTCTTCGAAGAGTTGGCCAGACCTTCAGAAAACCATGCTTATTGAGTTTGAAAGAAGCAGCGTATTTGTTGAAGATGAGAAACCGTATGTCATAGCGAAGGGATTTAAAAAGCTCAAAGATGGTATATTTTTTGATGTTGTTTATGATAAGCCTGTTCTATTCTTGCCTTATGATTTGAAAGAGAATGTTGATTTAAAAGAAGCGTTAAAACCTTTCTCTTCGGATAGAAGGATAGTAAAGGTATTTGGCAGGGATTTATCAAAGGATGAGTTCTGTGTGTATGCAGATGAAGTTGAATCAATCTTGTCTGTGCCAAAGGATAAGCTTAAAGGTTATGATTTTGCATATACGACTTGCGGGAAAACACCAGAAGAAGCGCTATTTGATGCGTTGCTTAGCAAAGGCAAGGTTAAGATTGCAACGGCAGAATCCTGCACTGCGGGTCTTGTTGCTGCAAGGATAGCGAATGTTCCAGGTGTGTCTGAGTTTTTGGAAGGTGGAGCGATAACATACTCAAACAAACTCAAGGTTAATGTTATAAAGGTAAACTCTAATCTGCTTTATAGGGTTGGTGCCGTATCCGAAGAAGTTGCCTATCAGATGGCGGTTGGTGCTTTAGCTTTGACATCTGCGGATTATTCTGTCTCTATAACGGGAATAGCAGGACCAACGGGTGCAACCAAAGCAAAGCCGGTTGGCCTTGTCTATTTTGGTTTTGCATCAAAGAGCAGGGTTATAACAAGAAAGATGGTATTTTCTGGCAATAGAAGGTTGGTAAGAGATAAATCTTCACGCTTTGCCATTTTAATGTTAAGGTCTTTTATTCTGGGCGAATGA
- a CDS encoding phosphatidylglycerophosphatase A, producing MKFFNEDSIQRFSEHISTIFGIGYTAYAPGTMGSLFGLLIYMFLKDFSLVFYVFFVVVLFIVGVFASDVMENVYGIKDPSFVIIDEVVGMLICFIAVPYTPVMAIAGFLLFRAVDISKVPPLNILERIGGGFGIMIDDAVGGLIVNIVLQVIIR from the coding sequence ATGAAATTTTTTAATGAAGACTCCATACAGCGGTTTTCAGAGCACATAAGCACAATTTTTGGGATAGGTTATACTGCTTATGCTCCAGGAACAATGGGCAGTCTGTTTGGACTGCTTATTTATATGTTTCTTAAGGATTTTTCGTTGGTTTTCTATGTTTTTTTTGTTGTTGTTCTGTTTATTGTTGGAGTATTTGCAAGCGATGTAATGGAGAATGTGTATGGTATAAAAGACCCTTCGTTTGTTATAATAGACGAAGTTGTTGGTATGCTCATCTGTTTTATCGCTGTTCCATATACTCCCGTTATGGCTATAGCTGGTTTTTTGCTGTTTAGGGCTGTCGATATATCTAAGGTTCCACCGTTAAATATACTTGAGAGAATAGGTGGTGGTTTTGGTATAATGATAGATGATGCTGTGGGCGGATTGATAGTAAATATTGTTTTACAGGTTATAATAAGATGA